The DNA sequence ATCTACTTAAGTCTCAGCAGCAGCATCAACAGAGCCCTCAGCAGCATCAACAGAATAGTGATAGTGCGCGTAGTGGAATAGTGCAGAGTGGCGGAGAGGACAGTGGTGACGGGAATAACCTCGTGAATAACGCGAATCACAGTGATCGTGATACCGTGATGCCGGGCGATGCCGAGGATAGCGCCGAGGACGCAGCCGCAGCCGCACGTGCTATAGAGGACGTCTTCACCGAAGCTGGTATGGAGCCTGGGGCCAATCTCGATGGTTCGGACTGCGAACAGAGTTTGCCGCCCAGTCCCACGCAACCAAGGTCAGGGTCAGTTTCCGTCAAGGAGGAGATACAGGACTCGTTGAATATCAAACGGAGCCCGAGTAACTCGCCTTGCCCGATCGTGCccaaaatcgaaacgaattcgCCGACGACGGAAATAAAACGCGCTCGTGTCGAGAATATTGTCAGCACGATGCGCAGCAGTCCTGCCCTTCAAACGACCACGGTGAACGGTTGTAAAAAACGGAAACTGTACCAACCTCAGCAGCAAACAGTGCATCACGTTCTCCAGCATAGTGTCAACGACACGATGATGGACGACGAGGAGGAGAGCGAAGAGGAGGAGGATCCTTCGATGATCAGGCAGAAACGCGAGGAGAAGGACAACCTCAAAAGTCAGCTGAAAATGCTGCGCGAACAGTTGGTGATAATGCAGCAAAAGTACATAGAGATTTCGAGCAGAATGGAACCGGACACGAGCGAGAGCGGCGATGCGCCCGCCAGTCCTCAGCAGCAACCTCAACCACCACCACCGAGACCACCGCGACCTCATCCACCACCGTACAACGGCCTTCCGGCCATCCCACCCGAACACACGCACGCCACGGCAGCTATGTATCATATAGGACACAAAGCCTACCTCGATCAGCAACACGCTGCTTTGGAGAGAATGAAGCAACACCAGGAGGCTGCGGCGaggcaacagcaacaacagcaacagcagcaacaacaacaacagcaccAACAGCAACAACTGCAACGACAAAATTCTCCACCACCCCCTCCGAGTCAACCACAGCAACAGAGTCAAAGCAATACCGGCCCGTCCACGCCGCAAATGCCACAAATGCAAGCAACGAGTACGCCTCTTCAACATAAAGACTTCCAAGAGAGGTTAAGTGTCTTTAGAGGTGCAGCGGCAGCGGTTAGCTCGTCGGGTCCTCATATCACTGGTGCGGATTTGGAAGGCTTGGCGGATATTCTGAAAACAGAAATCACTTCGTCTTTGACGAATCTAATTGACAGTATAGTGACCAGGTTCGTGCAACAGAGGAGGTTTCTTGGGAAACAAAGCGAGGCGGCGCAAGTTGCCGCCGAACAACTAAACAAGGATCTCCTTCTCGCGAGCCAAGTACTCGAACGAAAATCGCCTAGGACGAAAGTAGTCGATAGAGGAGCACCACAACCACCCGGTGGCCCAAACGGGCCACGGGGGCCCCACAGTGGCGGGCCCCCTCCTCCGCAATCTACGGGTTTCCCTCAAATCGGGCCCATGCCTGGTGGCCCCCATGGTCCTCATTCTGGCCCCACGGAAAACAACCTTAATCAAATGAACCAACTGCCTCCGCACGTGAGGTCTAGCAACGCGATCTTTCAGGCACCGAAACCGCCGACGATATACGCTATGGCCTCCATGCAGgcgcagcaacaacaacagcagcagcagcatcAACAGCAACGCGAGCACCAGCAGAGAGAACAGCAACAACGCGACCAATACTGTAACATGAGGAGCGACGAGAGAGAAGTCAGGGATTCGGAACAGAACGAGGCCCTCTCGCTCGTGATGACGCCCAAGAAGAAACGTCATAAGGTAATTATCGCTTTCTTAACTTTCCAACAAAATAATCAATCGTAGAGTATGAGAAAATCGTTCTAAAAAGCATTAAAGTTTCGATAATTCGATCGTTACTCTCGTCTAGAGatagaacaaatttctaataattagattgcgaatgtttatggcaagcgaaaatatggaaaaacgTATGagaatgtttataaatgtaaaaatatataaaatattaacaataacaaaCGTGTTACACTGTTTAGACGATGATACatactttcaattaaatctcaattctttatacgaatctgtaaaaatataaatttgtcttttaaacagtgtaatatatatatcgatattttatatactttcgcatttatgCACACTCGCGTAAACATGTGCAGTCTACTAACAATTATTCGCTCCTTtccaaacgaaattaaaatttcaactgtACAGTAGAATATTTGACAGTGAACAGAACAAAATGCCTAATCACATagaaatcatgaatatattactAGTCGctgattttattcgagtaaaattttcaAGCATATCACTTAG is a window from the Hylaeus volcanicus isolate JK05 chromosome 7, UHH_iyHylVolc1.0_haploid, whole genome shotgun sequence genome containing:
- the LOC128880352 gene encoding homeobox protein prospero-like isoform X2; amino-acid sequence: MMSSGEETEYFAPYGATTESKQQQLQKKQKRTRQRVDAGEPRNNYSSIPHFTSRPSFHGGGLYGSIFGGTGPTLPQQQQPSQHHQSQSQQQQQQQQQQQQQLQQQQAGAAGSQGHLGTATTGPTAQQHSAHAAFGFFGAPGYGPAKMLNELLGRQVKQASDAGGSPPEGGHGMTGAGMDPAANLQSGAVVNCDDPATAELTQHMLRDILQGRKLSALSVQEQPNNNNSIHSNNNNTTADLLKSQQQHQQSPQQHQQNSDSARSGIVQSGGEDSGDGNNLVNNANHSDRDTVMPGDAEDSAEDAAAAARAIEDVFTEAGMEPGANLDGSDCEQSLPPSPTQPRSGSVSVKEEIQDSLNIKRSPSNSPCPIVPKIETNSPTTEIKRARVENIVSTMRSSPALQTTTVNGCKKRKLYQPQQQTVHHVLQHSVNDTMMDDEEESEEEEDPSMIRQKREEKDNLKSQLKMLREQLVIMQQKYIEISSRMEPDTSESGDAPASPQQQPQPPPPRPPRPHPPPYNGLPAIPPEHTHATAAMYHIGHKAYLDQQHAALERMKQHQEAAARQQQQQQQQQQQQQHQQQQLQRQNSPPPPPSQPQQQSQSNTGPSTPQMPQMQATSTPLQHKDFQERLSVFRGAAAAVSSSGPHITGADLEGLADILKTEITSSLTNLIDSIVTRFVQQRRFLGKQSEAAQVAAEQLNKDLLLASQVLERKSPRTKVVDRGAPQPPGGPNGPRGPHSGGPPPPQSTGFPQIGPMPGGPHGPHSGPTENNLNQMNQLPPHVRSSNAIFQAPKPPTIYAMASMQAQQQQQQQQHQQQREHQQREQQQRDQYCNMRSDEREVRDSEQNEALSLVMTPKKKRHKYFPSQVTDTRITPRTVSRILAQEGGCSQGGSESPPPPPPPRPYHAPPPMLPVSLPTSVAIPNPSLHESQVFSPYSPFFNPHTGHPGQVPPPGPHHLPASPPGGGVELRDSPPLPHPPAILHPALLAAAQHGSPDYGHLRMDSNDRASECNSGDISYDGVQPTSSTLTPMHLRKAKLMFFWVRYPSSSILKMYFPDIKFNKNNTAQLVKWFSNFREFYYIQMEKYARQAVSEGVKNVDDLRVGGDSEIYRVLNLHYNRNNHIEVPSNFRYVVEQTLKEFFKAIQGGKDTEQSWKKSIYKVISRLDDPVPEYFKTPNFLEQLE
- the LOC128880352 gene encoding homeobox protein prospero-like isoform X1 → MMSSGEETEYFAPYGATTESKQQQLQKKQKRTRQRVDAGEPRNNYSSIPHFTSRPSFHGGGLYGSIFGGTGPTLPQQQQPSQHHQSQSQQQQQQQQQQQQQLQQQQAGAAGSQGHLGTATTGPTAQQHSAHAAFGFFGAPGYGPAKMLNELLGRQVKQASDAGGSPPEGGHGMTGAGMDPAANLQSGAVVNCDDPATAELTQHMLRDILQGRKLSALSVQEQPNNNNSIHSNNNNTTADLLKSQQQHQQSPQQHQQNSDSARSGIVQSGGEDSGDGNNLVNNANHSDRDTVMPGDAEDSAEDAAAAARAIEDVFTEAGMEPGANLDGSDCEQSLPPSPTQPRSGSVSVKEEIQDSLNIKRSPSNSPCPIVPKIETNSPTTEIKRARVENIVSTMRSSPALQTTTVNGCKKRKLYQPQQQTVHHVLQHSVNDTMMDDEEESEEEEDPSMIRQKREEKDNLKSQLKMLREQLVIMQQKYIEISSRMEPDTSESGDAPASPQQQPQPPPPRPPRPHPPPYNGLPAIPPEHTHATAAMYHIGHKAYLDQQHAALERMKQHQEAAARQQQQQQQQQQQQQHQQQQLQRQNSPPPPPSQPQQQSQSNTGPSTPQMPQMQATSTPLQHKDFQERLSVFRGAAAAVSSSGPHITGADLEGLADILKTEITSSLTNLIDSIVTRFVQQRRFLGKQSEAAQVAAEQLNKDLLLASQVLERKSPRTKVVDRGAPQPPGGPNGPRGPHSGGPPPPQSTGFPQIGPMPGGPHGPHSGPTENNLNQMNQLPPHVRSSNAIFQAPKPPTIYAMASMQAQQQQQQQQHQQQREHQQREQQQRDQYCNMRSDEREVRDSEQNEALSLVMTPKKKRHKYFPSQVTDTRITPRTVSRILAQEGGCSQGGSESPPPPPPPRPYHAPPPMLPVSLPTSVAIPNPSLHESQVFSPYSPFFNPHTGHPGQVPPPGPHHLPASPPGGGVELRDSPPLPHPPAILHPALLAAAQHGSPDYGHLRMDSNDRASECNSGDISYDGVQPTSSTLTPMHLRKAKLMFFWVRYPSSSILKMYFPDIKFNKNNTAQLVKWFSNFREFYYIQMEKYARQAVSEGVKNVDDLRVGGDSEIYRVLNLHYNRNNHIEGLCLQVPSNFRYVVEQTLKEFFKAIQGGKDTEQSWKKSIYKVISRLDDPVPEYFKTPNFLEQLE
- the LOC128880352 gene encoding homeobox protein prospero-like isoform X3, translating into MMSSGEETEYFAPYGATTESKQQQLQKKQKRTRQRVDAGEPRNNYSSIPHFTSRPSFHGGGLYGSIFGGTGPTLPQQQQPSQHHQSQSQQQQQQQQQQQQQLQQQQAGAAGSQGHLGTATTGPTAQQHSAHAAFGFFGAPGYGPAKMLNELLGRQVKQASDAGGSPPEGGHGMTGAGMDPAANLQSGAVVNCDDPATAELTQHMLRDILQGRKLSALSVQEQPNNNNSIHSNNNNTTADLLKSQQQHQQSPQQHQQNSDSARSGIVQSGGEDSGDGNNLVNNANHSDRDTVMPGDAEDSAEDAAAAARAIEDVFTEAGMEPGANLDGSDCEQSLPPSPTQPRSGSVSVKEEIQDSLNIKRSPSNSPCPIVPKIETNSPTTEIKRARVENIVSTMRSSPALQTTTVNGCKKRKLYQPQQQTVHHVLQHSVNDTMMDDEEESEEEEDPSMIRQKREEKDNLKSQLKMLREQLVIMQQKYIEISSRMEPDTSESGDAPASPQQQPQPPPPRPPRPHPPPYNGLPAIPPEHTHATAAMYHIGHKAYLDQQHAALERMKQHQEAAARQQQQQQQQQQQQQHQQQQLQRQNSPPPPPSQPQQQSQSNTGPSTPQMPQMQATSTPLQHKDFQERLSVFRGAAAAVSSSGPHITGADLEGLADILKTEITSSLTNLIDSIVTRFVQQRRFLGKQSEAAQVAAEQLNKDLLLASQVLERKSPRTKVVDRGAPQPPGGPNGPRGPHSGGPPPPQSTGFPQIGPMPGGPHGPHSGPTENNLNQMNQLPPHVRSSNAIFQAPKPPTIYAMASMQAQQQQQQQQHQQQREHQQREQQQRDQYCNMRSDEREVRDSEQNEALSLVMTPKKKRHKVTDTRITPRTVSRILAQEGGCSQGGSESPPPPPPPRPYHAPPPMLPVSLPTSVAIPNPSLHESQVFSPYSPFFNPHTGHPGQVPPPGPHHLPASPPGGGVELRDSPPLPHPPAILHPALLAAAQHGSPDYGHLRMDSNDRASECNSGDISYDGVQPTSSTLTPMHLRKAKLMFFWVRYPSSSILKMYFPDIKFNKNNTAQLVKWFSNFREFYYIQMEKYARQAVSEGVKNVDDLRVGGDSEIYRVLNLHYNRNNHIEGLCLQVPSNFRYVVEQTLKEFFKAIQGGKDTEQSWKKSIYKVISRLDDPVPEYFKTPNFLEQLE
- the LOC128880352 gene encoding homeobox protein prospero-like isoform X4, whose protein sequence is MMSSGEETEYFAPYGATTESKQQQLQKKQKRTRQRVDAGEPRNNYSSIPHFTSRPSFHGGGLYGSIFGGTGPTLPQQQQPSQHHQSQSQQQQQQQQQQQQQLQQQQAGAAGSQGHLGTATTGPTAQQHSAHAAFGFFGAPGYGPAKMLNELLGRQVKQASDAGGSPPEGGHGMTGAGMDPAANLQSGAVVNCDDPATAELTQHMLRDILQGRKLSALSVQEQPNNNNSIHSNNNNTTADLLKSQQQHQQSPQQHQQNSDSARSGIVQSGGEDSGDGNNLVNNANHSDRDTVMPGDAEDSAEDAAAAARAIEDVFTEAGMEPGANLDGSDCEQSLPPSPTQPRSGSVSVKEEIQDSLNIKRSPSNSPCPIVPKIETNSPTTEIKRARVENIVSTMRSSPALQTTTVNGCKKRKLYQPQQQTVHHVLQHSVNDTMMDDEEESEEEEDPSMIRQKREEKDNLKSQLKMLREQLVIMQQKYIEISSRMEPDTSESGDAPASPQQQPQPPPPRPPRPHPPPYNGLPAIPPEHTHATAAMYHIGHKAYLDQQHAALERMKQHQEAAARQQQQQQQQQQQQQHQQQQLQRQNSPPPPPSQPQQQSQSNTGPSTPQMPQMQATSTPLQHKDFQERLSVFRGAAAAVSSSGPHITGADLEGLADILKTEITSSLTNLIDSIVTRFVQQRRFLGKQSEAAQVAAEQLNKDLLLASQVLERKSPRTKVVDRGAPQPPGGPNGPRGPHSGGPPPPQSTGFPQIGPMPGGPHGPHSGPTENNLNQMNQLPPHVRSSNAIFQAPKPPTIYAMASMQAQQQQQQQQHQQQREHQQREQQQRDQYCNMRSDEREVRDSEQNEALSLVMTPKKKRHKVTDTRITPRTVSRILAQEGGCSQGGSESPPPPPPPRPYHAPPPMLPVSLPTSVAIPNPSLHESQVFSPYSPFFNPHTGHPGQVPPPGPHHLPASPPGGGVELRDSPPLPHPPAILHPALLAAAQHGSPDYGHLRMDSNDRASECNSGDISYDGVQPTSSTLTPMHLRKAKLMFFWVRYPSSSILKMYFPDIKFNKNNTAQLVKWFSNFREFYYIQMEKYARQAVSEGVKNVDDLRVGGDSEIYRVLNLHYNRNNHIEVPSNFRYVVEQTLKEFFKAIQGGKDTEQSWKKSIYKVISRLDDPVPEYFKTPNFLEQLE